One Curtobacterium herbarum genomic window carries:
- a CDS encoding DMT family transporter, translated as MTPDLPIPDVVQNLTPFQALMIPVALVGAVFLSLGAQFQSRGVQRVEARLGQQSKGLSLRHVLALLGSGNWVLGTLMLGAAIVLQLVSITYAPLIVVQPLGAVALVVTTWFSSRSSGVPLGTQARRAVWTCIGGVGLFVLIAALYGRESPIGRGQLITVLVVLAIVLTLVVISFRLVAKRRNALYYIIGAGILYGFVATLAKVTLNRIVNGTFDWVTAFAIVGVVVASAVGAYFVQNAYSSGSADLVIAGLTVVDPIVAVGIGVIVLDEAAGAPVGAGIGFLVAGAIAITGVFLLAKHHPDSRR; from the coding sequence GTGACACCGGACCTGCCGATCCCCGACGTGGTGCAGAACCTCACCCCGTTCCAGGCGCTCATGATCCCCGTCGCCCTCGTCGGCGCCGTGTTCCTGTCGCTCGGCGCGCAGTTCCAGAGCCGCGGAGTGCAGCGGGTCGAAGCGCGTCTCGGACAGCAGTCGAAGGGGTTGTCGCTCCGGCACGTCCTCGCGCTCCTCGGCAGCGGCAACTGGGTGCTCGGCACCCTGATGCTCGGTGCCGCGATCGTCCTGCAGCTCGTCAGCATCACCTACGCGCCGCTCATCGTCGTGCAGCCGCTCGGTGCCGTGGCGCTCGTCGTGACGACGTGGTTCTCGTCGCGGAGCTCCGGCGTCCCGCTCGGCACCCAGGCACGTCGAGCCGTGTGGACGTGCATCGGCGGCGTCGGCCTGTTCGTGCTCATCGCCGCGCTGTACGGCCGCGAGAGCCCGATCGGCCGCGGCCAGCTCATCACCGTGCTCGTGGTCCTGGCGATCGTCCTGACGCTCGTCGTGATCTCGTTCCGCCTGGTCGCCAAGCGCCGCAACGCGCTCTACTACATCATCGGCGCCGGCATCCTCTACGGCTTCGTCGCCACCCTGGCGAAGGTCACGCTGAACCGCATCGTCAACGGCACCTTCGACTGGGTCACCGCCTTCGCCATCGTCGGCGTCGTGGTCGCCTCCGCCGTGGGCGCGTACTTCGTCCAGAACGCCTACTCGAGCGGCTCCGCCGACCTCGTCATCGCCGGCCTGACGGTCGTCGACCCGATCGTCGCGGTCGGCATCGGCGTCATCGTCCTCGACGAGGCCGCCGGTGCCCCCGTCGGCGCCGGCATCGGCTTCCTGGTCGCCGGAGCGATCGCGATCACCGGCGTCTTCCTGCTGGCCAAGCACCACCCGGACTCGCGACGGTGA
- a CDS encoding ATP-binding cassette domain-containing protein — MTGENGPAVVADDVSIEYRGGPVKHPIRAVDGVSLTLGWGEILAVLGESGSGKSTFAAAVAGQLGTHGEGEGAHRRRIVGGELSVLGQPTRRLRQSSRRYTRLTGQIGYLPQDGADRLRPDLLVGEAIAEPIYARDRRFDRKEAGLIVARLVDAVHLPLGVLRLNTWELSSGQRQRVALARALVLEPQLLVADEPARGVDVLVRQSVLEALAGLQRHRQFAAIVVSSDLREARALADRVAIMSAGRLVGLGTFDEVLDNPLDPYVRTLAATASRPVKRKPATAGRGGVRQA; from the coding sequence ATGACCGGGGAGAACGGTCCGGCCGTCGTCGCGGACGACGTCAGCATCGAGTACCGGGGCGGGCCGGTGAAGCACCCGATCCGCGCGGTCGACGGCGTGAGCCTGACGCTCGGGTGGGGCGAGATCCTCGCCGTGCTCGGCGAGTCCGGTTCGGGGAAGTCGACCTTCGCCGCCGCCGTCGCCGGCCAGCTCGGCACGCACGGCGAGGGCGAGGGCGCGCACCGCCGGCGGATCGTCGGCGGGGAGCTCAGCGTGCTCGGCCAGCCGACCCGTCGGCTCCGACAGTCCTCGCGCCGCTACACGCGCCTGACCGGGCAGATCGGCTACCTGCCGCAGGACGGCGCCGATCGTCTGCGCCCGGACCTGCTCGTCGGCGAGGCGATCGCCGAACCCATCTACGCCCGCGACCGCCGCTTCGACCGGAAGGAAGCCGGCCTCATCGTCGCCCGCCTGGTCGACGCCGTGCACCTGCCGCTCGGCGTGCTCCGCCTCAACACGTGGGAGCTGTCCAGCGGGCAGCGGCAGCGCGTGGCGCTGGCTCGCGCGCTCGTCCTGGAGCCGCAGCTGCTCGTCGCCGACGAGCCCGCCCGCGGCGTCGACGTGCTCGTCCGGCAGTCCGTCCTGGAGGCCCTGGCCGGCCTCCAGCGGCACCGCCAGTTCGCCGCGATCGTCGTCTCGAGCGACCTGCGGGAGGCCCGCGCCCTCGCCGACCGGGTCGCGATCATGAGCGCCGGCCGACTGGTCGGGCTCGGTACGTTCGACGAGGTCCTCGACAACCCGCTGGACCCGTACGTCCGGACCCTCGCCGCGACGGCGTCGCGACCGGTGAAGCGGAAGCCGGCGACCGCCGGCCGTGGCGGGGTACGCCAAGCATGA
- a CDS encoding ABC transporter permease produces MSDITLVDRHEPLWKRLPVVVQLRRSTGWQRAMLIVGVVICALYLLVAVFAPLIAPYGFGDQQGADGVNFPRTGAPSAEHIWGTTVGGLDVFSRVVYGTRTAVLVVIVAVVVSIAIGVLLGMVSGYIGGWLDRVLVVVADAIYAFPSLLLAIVVSIVVSGGDSNYWGGITAAAISITVVYIPQYFRVVRAEAVRLKNDAFVESARVIGTNPWRIMTRHVLRNSTRSLPLILTLNASDAVLTLAGLGFLGFGIGPTQGAEWGYDLSRALSDVASGVWWTGVYPGIAIVVLVLGVTFIGESLNDISDPRLRARRRLGKLVSTRDKATTAEGAAA; encoded by the coding sequence ATGTCCGACATCACCCTCGTCGACCGCCACGAGCCGCTGTGGAAGCGGCTCCCCGTCGTCGTCCAGCTCCGCCGGAGCACCGGATGGCAGCGCGCCATGCTCATCGTCGGCGTCGTCATCTGCGCCCTGTACCTGCTCGTCGCGGTGTTCGCCCCGCTCATCGCCCCGTACGGGTTCGGTGACCAGCAGGGTGCGGACGGAGTGAACTTCCCCCGCACCGGCGCCCCGAGCGCCGAGCACATCTGGGGCACCACGGTCGGTGGCCTCGACGTGTTCAGCCGCGTCGTCTACGGCACGCGCACCGCGGTGCTCGTCGTCATCGTCGCCGTGGTCGTCTCGATCGCGATCGGCGTCCTGCTCGGCATGGTGTCGGGCTACATCGGCGGCTGGCTCGACCGGGTGCTCGTGGTCGTCGCGGACGCCATCTACGCGTTCCCATCGCTGCTGCTCGCGATCGTGGTCTCGATCGTCGTCTCCGGCGGTGACTCGAACTACTGGGGCGGCATCACGGCGGCGGCGATCTCGATCACCGTGGTCTACATCCCGCAGTACTTCCGGGTGGTCCGCGCCGAGGCCGTGCGCCTGAAGAACGACGCCTTCGTGGAGTCGGCACGGGTCATCGGCACGAACCCGTGGCGGATCATGACCCGGCACGTGCTCCGGAACTCGACCCGGTCGCTGCCGCTCATCCTCACCCTGAACGCCAGCGACGCGGTGCTCACCCTGGCGGGCCTCGGCTTCCTCGGGTTCGGCATCGGCCCGACCCAGGGCGCCGAGTGGGGCTACGACCTCAGCCGTGCGCTGTCCGACGTCGCGAGCGGCGTCTGGTGGACGGGCGTGTACCCGGGCATCGCGATCGTGGTGCTCGTCCTCGGTGTGACGTTCATCGGCGAGAGCCTCAACGACATCTCCGACCCCCGCCTGCGTGCGCGACGACGGCTCGGGAAGCTGGTCTCCACGCGCGACAAGGCGACCACCGCCGAAGGGGCAGCAGCATGA
- a CDS encoding ABC transporter ATP-binding protein, producing the protein MNGSTTGLPSDTGRTAADPVVVVDDLTVTFATDGGAVDAVKGVSLDVRPGEVLALVGESGSGKSVTARSMLRLMPETATLGGAVLLDGVDVVAVGSQKLRELRGTAGAMVFQEPSTALNPVFTVGWQIAEGLRAHGGVSKKDARATAIDYLRRVGIPDPEVRVDHYPHQFSGGQKQRVVIASALALEPSVIIADEPTTALDVTVQAEILDLLRRCRDEFGAAIVIITHNMGVVADLADRVAVMYQGEVVEEAPVEQLFAAPQADYTKRLLAAVPRLEASTGVARRALITEDVEPVVSARGLEIEYPGRLGSPAFRAVKGVDLTIRPGEVLGLVGESGSGKTTIGRAIAGLTKITGGSLTVLGTEMLGYRERDFKRLRKDIGFVFQDPATSFNPLLTIAECVAEPLVVHGVASSPRAARKQVDELMEAVQLPAAYGDRYPHELSGGQRQRASLARSLALRPKLLIADEPTSALDVSVQARVLELFLELQQDFGFASLFISHDLAVVGALSDRIAVLYRGDLVETGTTAEVLGAPQHPYTQRLLASLPVPDPTEQAERRRTLERLEQAGA; encoded by the coding sequence ATGAACGGCAGCACCACGGGCCTCCCGTCCGACACGGGCCGCACCGCGGCCGACCCGGTCGTCGTCGTCGACGACCTCACCGTCACCTTCGCGACCGACGGCGGCGCCGTCGACGCGGTCAAGGGCGTCAGCCTCGACGTCCGCCCCGGCGAGGTGCTCGCCCTGGTCGGCGAGTCCGGCTCGGGCAAGTCGGTCACGGCGCGGAGCATGCTCCGGCTGATGCCGGAGACGGCGACGCTCGGCGGTGCGGTCCTGCTCGACGGCGTCGACGTCGTCGCGGTCGGGTCGCAGAAGCTCCGCGAGCTGCGCGGCACCGCCGGCGCGATGGTCTTCCAGGAGCCGTCGACCGCGCTGAACCCGGTGTTCACCGTCGGGTGGCAGATCGCCGAGGGCCTGCGCGCCCACGGCGGGGTCTCGAAGAAGGACGCGCGCGCCACGGCGATCGACTACCTGCGCCGCGTCGGCATCCCCGACCCCGAGGTGCGCGTCGACCACTACCCGCACCAGTTCTCCGGCGGGCAGAAGCAGCGTGTCGTCATCGCGAGTGCCCTGGCGCTCGAGCCGAGCGTCATCATCGCCGACGAGCCGACCACGGCGCTCGACGTGACGGTCCAGGCGGAGATCCTCGACCTGCTCCGCCGGTGCCGCGACGAGTTCGGCGCGGCGATCGTCATCATCACGCACAACATGGGCGTGGTCGCCGACCTGGCCGACCGGGTCGCGGTGATGTACCAGGGCGAGGTCGTCGAGGAAGCCCCCGTGGAGCAGCTCTTCGCCGCACCGCAGGCCGACTACACGAAGCGGTTGCTGGCCGCCGTACCGCGGCTGGAGGCCTCGACCGGTGTCGCCCGCCGTGCCCTGATCACCGAGGACGTCGAGCCCGTCGTGTCCGCGAGGGGCCTCGAGATCGAGTACCCGGGCCGGCTCGGCTCGCCGGCGTTCCGCGCGGTGAAGGGCGTCGACCTGACGATCCGCCCCGGCGAGGTCCTCGGCCTGGTGGGGGAGTCCGGCTCGGGCAAGACCACCATCGGTCGCGCCATCGCCGGCCTGACGAAGATCACCGGTGGGTCGCTCACCGTCCTCGGCACCGAGATGCTCGGGTACCGGGAGCGCGACTTCAAGCGGCTGCGGAAGGACATCGGGTTCGTCTTCCAGGACCCGGCGACCTCGTTCAACCCGCTGCTGACGATCGCCGAGTGCGTCGCCGAGCCGCTCGTCGTGCACGGGGTCGCCTCGTCGCCGCGGGCCGCACGCAAGCAGGTGGACGAGCTCATGGAGGCCGTGCAACTGCCCGCCGCGTACGGCGACCGGTACCCGCACGAGCTCTCCGGCGGGCAGCGCCAGCGCGCCTCGCTCGCCCGGTCGCTCGCGCTCCGGCCGAAGCTGCTCATCGCCGACGAGCCGACGAGTGCGCTCGACGTGTCGGTGCAGGCCCGCGTCCTCGAGCTCTTCCTCGAGCTGCAGCAGGACTTCGGGTTCGCGTCGCTGTTCATCAGCCACGACCTCGCCGTCGTCGGTGCACTGTCCGACCGGATCGCCGTGCTCTACCGCGGTGACCTGGTGGAGACCGGCACCACGGCCGAGGTCCTCGGCGCCCCGCAGCACCCGTACACGCAGCGGCTCCTGGCGTCGCTGCCGGTGCCGGACCCGACGGAGCAGGCCGAGCGACGGCGTACGCTGGAGCGACTGGAGCAGGCCGGGGCCTGA
- a CDS encoding glycosyltransferase — MSADATTETTDTTAATGGRRPLRVLIAADTFAPDVNGAATFTEELALGLAARGHEVHIIAPSWNWWHAGSFDEEYRGVTLTVHRLASYRWPAHEWYRFAWPWTVRKHTAPIIAALRPDVVHIQSHIVVGRGVAREAHDRGIRIIGTNHFMPENLLEYTPFGKRTTPLALKIAWADAAKTYRLAEAITTPTELAADYLRDAIAGQPVLAISCGVDATRYTAASGRPAGNDIVFVGRVAPEKNLDVMIRALPLLPAALDARFTIVGDGDMIPKLTALAKELGVEDRVRFLGFVPDEVKLRTLTEGTVFVMPSTAELQSISSLEAMASGLPVVAADSMALPHLIDGNGYLFTPGDEHDLAAKLTSVLTAPDADYQAMRQRSLTMIEAHDINRTLSTFEALYRGEPVASAPEGR, encoded by the coding sequence GTGTCAGCAGACGCCACGACCGAGACGACCGACACCACGGCCGCCACCGGAGGGCGACGGCCGCTGCGGGTGCTCATCGCCGCCGACACGTTCGCGCCGGACGTGAACGGTGCCGCGACCTTCACCGAGGAACTCGCGCTCGGGCTCGCCGCCCGCGGGCACGAGGTGCACATCATCGCGCCGTCCTGGAACTGGTGGCACGCCGGGTCGTTCGACGAGGAGTACCGGGGCGTGACGCTCACGGTGCACCGGCTGGCCTCGTACCGGTGGCCCGCGCACGAGTGGTACCGCTTCGCCTGGCCGTGGACCGTCCGCAAGCACACCGCGCCGATCATCGCGGCGCTGCGACCCGACGTCGTGCACATCCAGTCCCACATCGTCGTCGGCCGCGGTGTCGCCCGCGAAGCGCACGACCGGGGGATCCGGATCATCGGCACGAACCACTTCATGCCGGAGAACCTGCTCGAGTACACGCCGTTCGGCAAGCGCACGACGCCGCTCGCCCTGAAGATCGCGTGGGCGGACGCGGCGAAGACGTACCGCCTGGCCGAGGCGATCACCACGCCGACCGAGCTCGCCGCCGACTACCTGCGCGACGCGATCGCCGGGCAGCCCGTGCTCGCCATCTCGTGCGGCGTCGACGCGACGCGCTACACGGCGGCCTCCGGTCGGCCCGCGGGCAACGACATCGTCTTCGTCGGCCGGGTCGCGCCGGAGAAGAACCTCGACGTCATGATCCGGGCGCTCCCGCTGCTGCCGGCCGCACTCGACGCCCGCTTCACGATCGTCGGCGACGGCGACATGATCCCGAAGCTGACCGCGCTCGCGAAGGAGCTCGGGGTCGAGGACCGGGTCCGCTTCCTCGGGTTCGTGCCCGACGAGGTCAAGCTCCGGACGCTCACCGAGGGCACCGTCTTCGTGATGCCGTCCACGGCGGAACTGCAGAGCATCTCGTCGCTCGAGGCGATGGCCTCCGGGCTGCCGGTCGTCGCGGCGGACTCGATGGCGCTGCCGCACCTGATCGACGGCAACGGATACCTGTTCACCCCCGGCGACGAGCACGACCTGGCGGCGAAGCTCACCTCGGTGCTGACCGCTCCGGATGCCGACTACCAGGCGATGCGGCAGCGCAGCCTGACCATGATCGAGGCACACGACATCAACCGCACGCTCTCGACGTTCGAGGCGTTGTATCGTGGGGAGCCGGTGGCCTCGGCCCCCGAGGGGCGGTAG
- a CDS encoding ABC transporter substrate-binding protein, with protein sequence MASVSTWGKRTLALGAGAAATALVLTGCAGGTSGGSGDLNGLIIGTTDKITSLDPAGSYDNGSFAVQNQVFPFLMNTPTGSPDVEPDIATKAEFTSPTTYEVTLKKGLEFANGNKLTSSDVKFSFERDLKIKNDNGPWSLLANLKSIDTPDATTVVFNLDHADQTWPQVLSSPAGPIVDEDVFSATKLTSAADIVKGNAFAGQYKITSYKENDLIAYAANDKYDGVLDKAKTKDVTAQYFTKETDLKLAVQKGDVDVAYRSLTPTDISSLRKDSKLQVIDGPGGEIRYVVFNFKTQPFGTGQSDADEAKALAVRQAVADVVDRDELAKEVYNDTYTPVYSMVPDGLTGAATPFKTLYGDGNGAPDLDKAKQTLKDAGVSGKIELDIQYSPDHYGSASDDEYATLKTQLEKSGLFTVNIQSTVYTTYAVERTKDAYPLYQLGWFPDFSDADNYLSPFFTKDNFVQNHYDDPTIQGLIADEQEESDKDKRAGIIEKAQQREAEQISTLPLLQGKSVAVAGKDVKGVTLDASFKFRYGTITK encoded by the coding sequence ATGGCATCCGTTTCCACATGGGGCAAGCGCACCCTCGCACTCGGCGCCGGCGCCGCTGCGACCGCGCTCGTGCTCACCGGCTGCGCAGGCGGCACCAGCGGTGGCTCCGGCGACCTCAACGGCCTGATCATCGGCACGACCGACAAGATCACCTCGCTCGACCCGGCCGGCTCGTACGACAACGGCTCGTTCGCCGTGCAGAACCAGGTGTTCCCGTTCCTCATGAACACCCCGACGGGCAGCCCGGACGTCGAGCCGGACATCGCCACGAAGGCGGAGTTCACCAGCCCGACGACGTACGAGGTGACCCTGAAGAAGGGGCTCGAGTTCGCGAACGGCAACAAGCTCACCTCGAGCGACGTCAAGTTCTCGTTCGAGCGCGACCTGAAGATCAAGAACGACAACGGCCCCTGGTCGCTGCTCGCGAACCTCAAGAGCATCGACACCCCGGACGCCACGACGGTCGTCTTCAACCTCGACCACGCCGACCAGACCTGGCCGCAGGTGCTCTCGAGCCCCGCCGGTCCGATCGTCGACGAGGACGTCTTCTCGGCGACGAAGCTCACCAGCGCCGCCGACATCGTCAAGGGCAACGCGTTCGCCGGTCAGTACAAGATCACCTCCTACAAGGAGAACGACCTGATCGCGTACGCGGCGAACGACAAGTACGACGGTGTCCTCGACAAGGCGAAGACCAAGGACGTCACCGCCCAGTACTTCACCAAGGAGACCGACCTGAAGCTCGCGGTCCAGAAGGGCGACGTCGACGTGGCGTACCGCTCCCTGACCCCGACCGACATCTCGTCGCTCCGCAAGGACTCCAAGCTGCAGGTCATCGACGGCCCCGGCGGCGAGATCCGCTACGTCGTCTTCAACTTCAAGACGCAGCCCTTCGGCACCGGCCAGTCGGATGCCGACGAGGCGAAGGCCCTGGCCGTGCGCCAGGCCGTCGCGGACGTCGTCGACCGCGACGAGCTCGCCAAGGAGGTCTACAACGACACCTACACGCCCGTGTACTCGATGGTGCCGGACGGCCTGACCGGTGCGGCGACGCCGTTCAAGACGCTCTACGGTGACGGCAACGGTGCGCCGGACCTCGACAAGGCCAAGCAGACGCTCAAGGACGCCGGCGTCTCGGGCAAGATCGAGCTCGACATCCAGTACTCGCCGGACCACTACGGCTCGGCCTCGGACGACGAGTACGCCACGCTGAAGACCCAGCTCGAGAAGTCGGGCCTGTTCACCGTGAACATCCAGTCCACGGTCTACACGACCTACGCGGTCGAGCGCACGAAGGACGCCTACCCGCTGTACCAGCTCGGGTGGTTCCCGGACTTCTCGGACGCCGACAACTACCTCTCGCCGTTCTTCACGAAGGACAACTTCGTGCAGAACCACTACGACGACCCGACCATCCAGGGTCTGATCGCCGACGAGCAGGAGGAGTCCGACAAGGACAAGCGCGCCGGGATCATCGAGAAGGCCCAGCAGCGTGAGGCCGAGCAGATCTCGACCCTCCCGCTCCTGCAGGGCAAGTCGGTCGCCGTGGCCGGCAAGGACGTCAAGGGTGTCACCCTCGACGCGTCCTTCAAGTTCCGCTACGGGACCATCACCAAGTAA
- a CDS encoding ABC transporter permease has protein sequence MTLTNPEAIETEPTKPQAQRRAKGQGGGLGRYILIRFLLIFPTVFILVTLVFFLMRVVGNPITASVGGRLTPTQLQERLHAAGYDRPVIVQYIEYLGQIVRGDFGSSVTDNRPVTEIILQYGGATAELVFYALIVALVLGIPLGMLAAYLRDKWPDVLLRALAILTYATPVFFGGLLLKLVFSVWLGWLPLGDRASTRVQLILDRIDNPTGVFLIDAIRTGNGQIIGDVLLHAVLPALTLGLLTAGIFLRLVRANMIGSLGSEYVDAARSRGVRESRLVRTHAFRPALVPIITVMGLQIAMLLGGSVLTETTFGWRGLGFELNQYLSARDFVAVQGIVAMLAVIVAVTNFAVDVVAALIDPRVRF, from the coding sequence GTGACCCTCACGAACCCAGAGGCGATCGAGACCGAGCCCACGAAACCCCAGGCACAGCGACGTGCCAAGGGACAGGGCGGCGGACTCGGCCGGTACATCCTCATCCGCTTCCTCCTGATCTTCCCGACCGTGTTCATCCTGGTGACCCTGGTCTTCTTCCTGATGCGCGTCGTCGGGAACCCCATCACCGCGTCGGTCGGCGGGCGGCTCACGCCCACGCAGCTGCAGGAACGCCTGCACGCCGCCGGCTACGACCGCCCGGTGATCGTCCAGTACATCGAGTACCTGGGCCAGATCGTCCGCGGTGACTTCGGCTCGTCGGTGACCGACAACCGCCCGGTGACCGAGATCATCCTGCAGTACGGCGGCGCGACGGCAGAGCTGGTGTTCTACGCCCTCATCGTCGCCCTCGTGCTCGGCATCCCGCTCGGCATGCTCGCCGCGTACCTCCGCGACAAGTGGCCCGACGTCCTGCTCCGGGCCCTCGCGATCCTGACCTACGCGACGCCGGTCTTCTTCGGCGGTCTGCTGCTCAAGCTCGTCTTCTCGGTGTGGCTCGGGTGGCTGCCGCTCGGCGACCGGGCCTCGACCCGGGTGCAGTTGATCCTCGACCGCATCGACAACCCCACCGGGGTGTTCCTCATCGACGCGATCCGGACCGGCAACGGCCAGATCATCGGCGACGTCCTGCTGCACGCGGTCCTGCCGGCGCTGACGCTCGGACTGCTGACCGCCGGCATCTTCCTGCGCCTGGTGCGCGCGAACATGATCGGCTCGCTCGGCTCCGAGTACGTCGACGCCGCCCGCTCACGCGGTGTCCGGGAGTCCAGGCTGGTCCGGACCCACGCGTTCCGACCGGCCCTGGTGCCGATCATCACCGTGATGGGCCTGCAGATCGCGATGCTGCTCGGCGGCTCGGTCCTCACCGAGACGACCTTCGGCTGGCGCGGGCTCGGCTTCGAGCTCAACCAGTACCTGTCCGCCCGCGACTTCGTCGCCGTGCAGGGCATCGTCGCGATGCTGGCGGTGATCGTCGCCGTCACCAACTTCGCCGTCGACGTCGTCGCGGCGCTCATCGACCCGAGAGTGAGGTTCTGA
- the def gene encoding peptide deformylase yields the protein MAVLPIRITGEPVLHAPATEVTVFDDDLRTLVADMFETMDLAPGVGLAGPQVGVGQRLFVYSWTDDDGVLWRGAAVNPVLWTTPPVPESIEELDEDDESEGCLSVPGERFPLRRSEGSLLRAVDEHGEPFEIEAHGWLARVFQHEYDHLDGVLYADRLVHPYAKQAQKAIRKASWGGPGQSWLPGRDHPEG from the coding sequence ATGGCCGTCCTCCCGATCCGGATCACCGGTGAACCCGTCCTGCACGCCCCCGCGACCGAGGTCACCGTCTTCGACGACGACCTGCGCACGCTCGTCGCCGACATGTTCGAGACGATGGACCTGGCGCCCGGTGTCGGGCTCGCCGGCCCGCAGGTCGGGGTCGGCCAGCGGCTGTTCGTCTACTCGTGGACGGACGACGACGGTGTGCTCTGGCGCGGTGCCGCGGTCAACCCGGTGCTGTGGACGACTCCCCCGGTGCCGGAGTCGATCGAGGAGCTCGACGAGGACGACGAGTCCGAGGGCTGCCTGTCGGTGCCCGGCGAACGGTTCCCGCTGCGCCGGTCCGAGGGCTCCCTGCTCCGGGCGGTCGACGAGCACGGCGAACCGTTCGAGATCGAGGCGCACGGGTGGCTCGCCCGCGTGTTCCAGCACGAGTACGACCACCTGGACGGCGTGCTGTACGCGGACCGTCTCGTCCACCCGTACGCCAAGCAGGCGCAGAAGGCGATCCGGAAGGCCAGCTGGGGCGGGCCCGGCCAGTCCTGGCTGCCGGGGCGCGACCACCCCGAGGGCTGA
- a CDS encoding D-isomer specific 2-hydroxyacid dehydrogenase family protein produces the protein MSEQQQARGHRAVVTDAGRPLPVRTPTPGSVTILPTPTALHEDAVRRAGGTLTALGEDTRGIVWLDASDPDGLQDALTTAPGVTWVQLPFAGVDAFAHLIAEHGDRVLFTSAKGAYAEPVAEHALALTLATLRVLQKRARTTSWSREPEGTSLYGRHVVLIGAGGIALEYLRLVAPFDVRVTVVRRSTEPVPGAERTVTTDQLDAVLPDADVVVVAAAMTADTSQLLGEHQFAIMPDHARLVNIARGGLVDTDALVDALRSGAITAAGLDVTDPEPLPDGHPLWSEPGALITPHQADTPEMVAPLLAERVATNVRAFLGGDGTGFVGVVDPAAGY, from the coding sequence ATGAGCGAGCAGCAGCAGGCGCGGGGGCACCGCGCGGTCGTGACGGACGCCGGGCGACCCCTGCCCGTCCGGACTCCGACGCCCGGGTCGGTGACGATCCTGCCGACGCCCACCGCCCTGCACGAGGACGCCGTCCGCCGCGCCGGTGGGACCCTGACCGCCCTCGGTGAGGACACCCGCGGCATCGTGTGGCTCGACGCGAGCGATCCGGACGGGCTGCAGGACGCCCTGACGACCGCTCCCGGCGTGACCTGGGTGCAGTTGCCGTTCGCCGGCGTCGACGCCTTCGCGCACCTGATCGCCGAGCACGGCGACCGCGTGCTGTTCACCTCGGCCAAGGGCGCCTACGCCGAACCCGTCGCCGAGCACGCGCTGGCACTGACCCTCGCGACGCTCCGCGTGCTGCAGAAGCGTGCCCGGACGACCTCCTGGTCGCGGGAGCCCGAGGGCACGTCCCTGTACGGGCGGCACGTGGTGCTCATCGGCGCGGGCGGCATCGCACTCGAGTACCTGCGGCTCGTCGCGCCGTTCGACGTCCGCGTGACCGTCGTCCGGCGCTCGACGGAGCCGGTGCCCGGGGCCGAGCGCACCGTCACCACCGACCAGCTCGACGCCGTCCTGCCGGACGCCGACGTGGTCGTGGTCGCGGCGGCGATGACCGCGGACACGTCGCAGCTCCTCGGCGAGCACCAGTTCGCGATCATGCCGGACCACGCCCGCCTGGTGAACATCGCCCGCGGTGGCCTGGTCGACACCGATGCCCTCGTCGACGCCCTGCGGTCCGGGGCGATCACGGCGGCCGGACTCGACGTGACCGACCCGGAGCCGCTGCCGGACGGCCACCCGCTCTGGAGCGAACCGGGTGCGCTCATCACGCCGCACCAGGCGGACACCCCGGAGATGGTCGCACCGCTGCTGGCCGAGCGGGTCGCCACCAACGTCCGGGCGTTCCTGGGCGGTGACGGCACCGGGTTCGTGGGCGTCGTCGATCCGGCCGCCGGGTACTGA